In Micromonospora sp. WMMD980, the following are encoded in one genomic region:
- a CDS encoding NAD(P)H-binding protein has product MSDIVVFGAGGTAGSRIAAEAVERGHRVTAAVRRPEAVGYLPPGVRTVTGDATSARSVRELAEDADVLVVAIGGGERDLWRDAARTIVDTLRELPDPPRVIHVGGGSTLLTPNGTRFLDEPDFPAEYRDSARGQADALEFYRSSADGVTWTYVSPPPLEFHPGERTGHYRTGTDHPVTDAQGRSVLTYEDLAVAIVDEIENPRFGNARFTAAY; this is encoded by the coding sequence ATGAGCGACATCGTCGTGTTCGGCGCCGGCGGGACGGCCGGCTCCCGGATCGCCGCCGAGGCGGTCGAGCGGGGGCACCGGGTCACCGCGGCGGTCCGCCGCCCGGAGGCGGTCGGCTACCTGCCGCCCGGCGTGCGCACGGTGACCGGCGACGCGACCTCGGCGCGAAGCGTACGCGAGCTGGCCGAGGACGCGGACGTGCTGGTGGTCGCGATCGGCGGCGGCGAGCGCGACCTGTGGCGCGACGCCGCGCGGACGATCGTCGACACGCTCCGGGAGCTGCCCGACCCGCCCCGGGTGATCCACGTCGGCGGCGGCTCGACGCTGCTCACCCCGAACGGCACCCGGTTCCTGGACGAGCCGGACTTCCCGGCCGAATACCGGGACTCGGCGCGGGGGCAGGCCGACGCCCTGGAGTTCTACCGCTCCTCGGCCGACGGCGTGACCTGGACGTACGTCTCACCACCGCCGCTGGAGTTCCACCCCGGCGAGCGGACCGGGCACTACCGCACCGGCACCGACCACCCGGTCACCGACGCGCAGGGCCGGTCGGTGCTCACCTACGAGGACCTGGCGGTGGCGATCGTGGACGAGATCGAGAACCCGAGGTTCGGCAACGCGCGGTTCACCGCCGCGTACTGA
- a CDS encoding PPOX class F420-dependent oxidoreductase, whose amino-acid sequence MPRSIARNTRVDRDALTEFLRPRHRVVLMTTRADGRPQSSPVSCGVDAEGRLVVSSYPERAKVTNIRRDPRVSACVLSDDWNGPWVQVDGVAEVLDLPEALEPLVDYFRSISGEHPDWDEYRAAMVAQGKSLIRVTIESWGPIATGGFPARLAD is encoded by the coding sequence ATGCCACGCAGCATCGCGCGCAACACCCGGGTCGACCGGGACGCCCTGACCGAGTTCCTCCGCCCCCGGCACCGCGTCGTGCTGATGACGACCCGCGCCGACGGCCGCCCGCAGTCCTCCCCGGTCTCCTGCGGGGTCGACGCCGAGGGCCGGCTGGTCGTCTCCAGCTATCCCGAGCGGGCCAAGGTGACGAACATCCGCCGTGACCCCCGCGTGTCGGCGTGCGTGCTCTCCGACGACTGGAACGGTCCGTGGGTGCAGGTCGACGGCGTGGCCGAGGTGCTCGACCTGCCCGAGGCGCTGGAGCCGCTCGTCGACTACTTCCGCAGCATCTCCGGCGAGCACCCGGACTGGGACGAGTACCGGGCCGCCATGGTCGCGCAGGGCAAGTCGCTGATCCGGGTCACGATCGAGTCGTGGGGTCCGATCGCCACCGGCGGGTTCCCGGCCCGGCTGGCCGACTGA